The sequence atatatgtatgtatatatatgtgtgtgtgtgtgtgtgtgtgtgtgtgtgtgtgtgtgtgtgtatgtgtgtgtgtgtataaatataaatgtgtatacacacacacacaaccacacacacacacacacacacacacacacacacacacacatacacacacacacacacacacacatacacacacacagatatatatatatatatatataatatacatatacatatatatatacatatatatatgtatatctatatatctatatatcatatatatacatatatatatatatatattatatatatataatatatatatttNNNNNNNNNNNNNNNNNNNNNNNNNNNNNNNNNNNNNNNNNNNNNNNNNNNNNNNNNNNNNNNNNNNNNNNNNNNNNNNNNNNNNNNNNNNNNNNNNNNNaggggagagaaaaagggaggaagagaaaagggggaagagaggagaaagaaaaggaaagattgagagagagagtaagaggaaaaagaatgcagatagaggagggaaaagagagtaaaaaggaaggaggagcagaaacagatggccgaggaggaagagaggaggggagaagggggaaaggggaaggaagagaagagggaggaagagagggagagagaagaggagaaagaaagggagagagaaggaagggagagaagagggggaaagaagagggggaagaagaggaggaagaggggaaagaagagaagaaagagggagagaaagaggaggaagagagagagagaaagaggaggaaagagggagagagaagagcagaaaaaaagggagaagaagagaagggagagagaaaggaggaaagagggagagagaagaggggaagagagggagaaaaagagggggaaagggggagagagaaggggaagaagggaagaggggaggggggaatagatagagatagagatagataaataagagagagagagagcgagagggggaatagagtagagaagggggtgggggaaaaaaaggagaggaggaattggaaggggaaggagggaggaggagtaaaaggagaggaggtgagcgtgagaggggagggggaggagggaagaagagagttggaaggggaaaaaattaggtcttctcccctctctcttcattcccttccctctttttttttttttttttcctctttcttttctcctttcttcttcctcttttcccttttattctctcttttctttccccctttgtttctttttttctccccctttttccgtctttttgtgttttctttctttcctcttttttttctaaccctcttttttcacttcttttttttcccttttctcttcctttcccttccttcctttttttccctctctttttccttttccttcctccctcttttttttttttttttttttttccccccttcagttctcctctcctgcccctctctcccccctttcccgtattactttctttctttttttcctttctctcttcttttcatttctctctcttcgtcctcttcctccccttttcaaattttcctccgccccatccccttctttcttccattcctcctcttcctatttctctttttccctttctctcttcctcctcctttgtttAACTTtaagttctctctttttttccccattcctgcCCCTCCATTTGCTTTTTCCCCCGTCTATCACCCTTttgcctcttttctcccccccttcatttcctctcttctccccctccttcctcctcctcttcttccttgtcttcgttttctcttttttcctctcttccattcccctttcccccggtcctttcctcctctctctctcttcctctcccctccctctcccccccccccttcttcctccctcctctctcctccactcttttcccccccccccccctctctcattcctcccccccccccctcttctctctctctccctccctctccctcttttccctccccctccccccctattcttTAAGTTTACCAAAGCGTGGCCCCCCTCGACACTTGAGCCGCCCTCGAAAgggtattttgtgtggtgtgtgtgtgtttgtgttgtgtgtgcgtgtggttttaaAAATCAGTCCTTCATTGTTTATGGATGGCCTtacaaaaaattttgtgtgtttgcttttaatttttttattgtaattacatatcaaattttaaattttataaattttaaaagtttgatttttttttaacccttttggggaaaaaaagaagtataagGGTTTTAAGATTTCTTTAACCCTTCGTAAAAAACGAGTGGCTGAGGCACTGGCTTTGTTGCAAAAAAACCCGGGCATAGAAAGGCTGCCGAAGTCAGTCATCATTAACCCTGCTTTCGACTCTCTTTTatgctcatttttatttttataaaaacattttttttttttcaaaaaggcacCCAACCATATTTGGTTCTGCCTTTCCATTCATGACGGTGATTTGTgggtttactgttattatttttattccgattgtttttgttttacactatttctattttttatgttttgataataataataataattattattattattattactattattattattattattattattattatcatcatcattatcattatcattattattatcatgatgatcttcatcatcatcttcatcaccttccctttcttctgtcttctttcctcccttcgctctttctctgtcttctttcctcctttccctctttcctccctttgatttttcctccttttgctctttcatcccttcactctttcttccctttgctctttcctctatcttctttccttcttttgctctttcctccctttgttctctcctccttttccttttttctcccttcacttTTTCTCCTGTCGCTCATTCCTCCATtcgttccttcctcctttcactctttcctccttttgctctttcttcccttcgctctttcctctgtctattttcctcctttcgttctttcctctttctcccttttctccttctcactgatattctctctttatcccgtcatttcttttcattcttccctcttcctttctttgtattcttccctcttcctctatcttttcctttttgtcattcttccctcttcctttatatttgttttctcttcctttcatccccattaacctaattcccatcctcattcccaccctcaccttcccctccatttccaccctccttcccctcacccaccaaCACGACGCTTAATAcaagcctctccctccctcagcccgGACCCCCCTCCACGGGCTGCCTTGGGGGCCATAAGGCAGTGGCGGACGTCCTCGTGGCGGGGGGCGGCGACCCCAACGCCAGAGACAGGGACGGTAAGGCGACGGGATCGACGTTtcttttattgctgtcattattatctatattgttattatctttttaatctgtattaatttgtataattttcattaaattttatgatgattatatcaacaaagtaattatattaactataacattattattgttattatcaatggttATATTACAGTAATCACCATTCCTTGAGTTCCACAACAAATtaaatttgctttattatcattatattattattattattattattattattattattattattattattattattattattattattacgatcatctttactattattattgttgttgttggtcttgttaatattattattaatattattaccattataactataataattattataatattattattatattttactataattctTATGATCCTTAGAGAAACAACCTGTTCACTGGCGGTGGTATTCATGCTAATTAGTGGTGTGAGccccttttttcattgtttaagaacgttatttttttctctcagtaaaTGCGCGGGATTTTATAGGGAGTTGGCATTTCGTGAATTTCCCAGGGCCAGTGTCTGTTCCCGAGATATTTAGGACATAATAGGcaagtgatttgtgtgtgtgtgtgggtgtggtgtgtgtgggtgtagagggagagaaagggaaactctAGGTTAGTTTTTCTACTTCTTGCCAaagtcccccccccacctctctctctctctctctttccttccctctccctctctcttcctcctctccttcctctccctccctccctccctccctccctcccccctcccatccttctctctctctctctctctctctctctctctctctctctctctctcctctctctctctctctctctttttccttctctttccttttccttctctttccctttccctttctttctccccctctcaccctctctctctctctctcttttcatctctatctttccctctctcaccctctcccttcctccctccctccttccctccgtctccgtctatctatcccttcctctctcccttttccttccccgcaTTTATAGGGAAGCAGAGGCAAAGAGATgaacatgagagagagggaagaagcaggaggaggaggagaaacattgaaagagagtgagtgagagagagagagacagagagagagaggagggaggaagggagagggagagagagagagagagagagaggagagagaggggtggagggagggagggagagagagaaagagagagagagagagagagagaggggggggggagggagggagggagagagagagagagagagagagagagagagagagagagagagagagagaacattaacATAATGATCACACGAAATGACCTTTTCGTTGGGCGGAGCTTTGTCAGCGAAGGCACTGATCGCCTCCTCAACTCGGACGACTTTCAGGCAGAACGGCGATGCACGTGGCAGCCAGGCAGGGGCACTGGGGGGCGCTGGAAGCTCTTGCGGCGAGCGGGGCCGACGTGGACCCCGTCGACGATGCGGGCAACACGCCTCTCCACGACGCAGCTTCAAACGGACGGCTTCTCGCGGTGGGCGTCCTGACTGGTCTCGGGGCGTCCACCAGCAAGAAGAATAAAGTCGGGAAGACCCCTAAGGACCTGTTGGGGAAGCCTTCCGCTGATGAACTCTTCTCCATGGTAATGACAGCCGGCAATCAGACTTTGTGATATGGACCAAGGTTGGGCACCATGGTCGTTGGCTACacttattgttgtttattaatcGAAGAATTaaacctctttttcttctgctttttctttttttttttaatacattgaaTTTAGAACAACAAAACTAAGCCGACTTACTTTTCAGGCGAAGAATTGTGCTACGTCTGCGGCCGAGGCGAAAAGGAGGGAGATGCAGGTTAGTTCTTATTTTCCTCAAAGTTCCAGTTAAGTGTGTAGATGCGGAGCACTCGAAGAAATACAAGAATGGAGAAATTGAAATCATGTTGTGTAGAGTAAGATGAACCTGAGAGAGGATCTCTCTGATCTGCTTCTCGACTTCAATTCCCGCTTTATTCAGCGAGTCTTAATGAGCCGATGATCGCCTGGTTCCGCTGCGGCGCCAAATCAGTTCCCTCGACGTATTCCTGAGATTGTTTTCCCTTGCAGGACAAATTCGTAGGAgcaggagaagatgaagagaaagtacGACTCGACGGAGGCGGAGGCAGCCAACCTgcagaagaaaataggaaatatcaagaaggaaaggaaaaggaaatcaaattaCTGCAGGTACGtgcaagagacagagaaggggagagggtagagcagagaaagaagggagagaaatgatagtggaaaagataaataagtgtTTTATTCCGATGTTAAGCCTATTCCTGGTGTGACAGGCTGTTTGTTTCCATTTTGTTTCTAAATGacccccgtgtgcaaggaatggccggggttgccatccactggtgGTGTGGGGAACAACGTGGGTCAGCAAGAGTGCCAACTAGATCActgccactgcaccacacagAAAGGTGATCGTGATAGGGAAGCCAGAGAGAACATGGGAGGGGGAGCTACGTAGAAAGATATGAAAAGACTCTCCTTAGACTGTTTTCCCTTGCAGGACAAACTCGAGGAGCagcagaaggagatgaagaagtatGACTCGAAGGAGGCGGAGGCAGCCAACCTGCAGAATGAAAACAGAGAGCTCAAGAAGGACcttaaggaaaaggaaatcaaattaATCCAGGTATGTgtaagagacacagagagggaaaggagagaatgacATAATCAGATGCAAATCAAGTGCTCGATTCTGTTCGCATCATCCTAATCAAGTTGACCGCTTCAGAACCAGGTGAAGCAAGTGAAATTTGGGCATCAGCGAAGGTGTGAGAGTGAGGCGGGGGATCATGAAGCCGAGAAGGAAGGCCTCAAAGAGCAAACTGCAGATCTTCAGGAATGCAATGCAACTTTACAGGTGAGTTGTCGACTGTGTGATGAAATACTTGCAGTTATACTTCGTTATATGTACgtggataatattttaaaagatgcATGTATGTACCTTC comes from Penaeus monodon isolate SGIC_2016 chromosome 5, NSTDA_Pmon_1, whole genome shotgun sequence and encodes:
- the LOC119573140 gene encoding ankyrin repeat domain-containing protein 1-like, yielding MHVAARQGHWGALEALAASGADVDPVDDAGNTPLHDAASNGRLLAVGVLTGLGASTSKKNKVGKTPKDLLGKPSADELFSMVMTAGNQTL